The proteins below come from a single Candidatus Zixiibacteriota bacterium genomic window:
- a CDS encoding dipeptidase, with the protein MKKSLLTLILILGAFFGCSDNQIDYLKLHNDAIVVDLHSDTALKMMRSYDISQRDTAGHMDLPRLADGGVDLQVFACFLSTDTPIEECRQRADKIIDSMQAQFSRNNDRIEVCNAANEAERIIGEGKIAAFIGIENGVAIANSLENLEHFYNRGVRYLTLTHTASNDWCISSADTAPAFNGLTDFGREVVRKMNDLGMIIDISHAHPLTVEEILKTTKDPVIASHSCVYDLCPHDRNLTDEQIKAIAENDGMIGINFYTGYLSGEISRISDSAWDALGPIYDSLRQEYEGNDSLWREARRNMYRQVRAATASVEVNAATVVDHIDHIVNLVGADHVGLGSDFDGIPTLPDGLTDCSMVPNVTAELVKRGYSEQDIKKILGGNFMRVFRQVCD; encoded by the coding sequence ATGAAAAAATCACTACTTACGCTGATATTGATTCTGGGGGCTTTCTTTGGCTGTAGTGATAATCAAATCGATTATCTAAAGCTGCATAATGACGCTATCGTCGTTGATTTACATAGCGATACAGCCCTAAAAATGATGAGAAGTTATGACATTTCTCAACGCGATACCGCTGGCCACATGGATTTACCCCGCCTTGCAGATGGCGGCGTTGACCTGCAGGTTTTCGCCTGTTTTCTTTCAACAGATACTCCGATAGAGGAATGCAGACAACGGGCGGATAAGATAATTGACTCTATGCAGGCTCAGTTTTCCAGAAACAATGACAGAATTGAGGTTTGTAACGCCGCTAACGAAGCCGAGCGAATTATCGGTGAAGGAAAAATCGCGGCGTTTATCGGCATCGAGAACGGCGTCGCCATAGCCAACAGCCTTGAAAATCTTGAGCATTTCTACAATCGCGGAGTCAGGTATTTGACACTTACCCATACCGCCTCAAATGACTGGTGTATCTCATCTGCCGACACGGCTCCCGCCTTCAACGGACTTACCGATTTTGGCCGCGAAGTCGTAAGGAAAATGAATGACCTTGGAATGATCATTGATATTTCACACGCCCATCCGCTGACCGTTGAGGAAATTCTAAAAACCACAAAAGATCCGGTAATAGCCTCACATTCATGCGTTTATGACTTATGCCCGCATGACAGAAATCTCACCGATGAACAGATTAAGGCTATCGCCGAAAACGATGGGATGATAGGTATTAATTTCTACACGGGATACTTGTCAGGCGAAATCAGCCGGATATCGGATTCCGCCTGGGACGCTTTAGGACCGATCTATGATTCGTTGCGCCAGGAATACGAGGGGAATGATTCTCTTTGGAGAGAAGCACGGAGAAACATGTACCGGCAGGTTCGCGCCGCGACAGCAAGCGTCGAAGTGAATGCTGCAACCGTGGTCGACCATATCGATCATATTGTCAATCTTGTCGGTGCCGATCATGTCGGCCTCGGGTCGGATTTTGATGGAATTCCAACCCTTCCGGATGGATTGACCGACTGTTCGATGGTACCCAATGTGACCGCCGAACTGGTTAAAAGAGGTTATAGCGAACAGGATATCAAGAAGATTCTCGGCGGAAATTTCATGCGCGTCTTCCGGCAAGTTTGTGATTAA
- a CDS encoding dockerin type I domain-containing protein, translated as MNSFVKLVPRILVLIFLLGLPIFAIGADTYPVKIPDQQRVIIESKWKNAQTSPIALSADDCQNFTMSGTPYFIWELPNNFDLDSLFMPIQNPAPLLKIARLNEIRVWVYAPAYVGTPDLDVVIWQYQSSGYPGAELARVTIPFNDLPRETGVAIADFSAFNLEYAAGDMIICGVTNSGSDGEILAIMSDDGNFPGFPGGGSYQGVWRLMDDLYGIEYNFNFEATFCWDAPDNDNDGIANKYDNCPETYNPDQSDTDGDGIGDVCDYLCGDADGNGSTDVGDAVYIIEYVFNFGPSPTPLSAGDANADGNTDIGDAVTIINHVFKFGPEPICPTYPDVVTTQYYCKDLPGSEKSGAYAASQDCIHWSYDGESILHLTHENAAFNCCPDELNVVILQKKKEFWLTEQEVLEDGGCDCICLYDFEYDLKRLPPGNYTITINGMYLNGQEPLSFTVELTDEPSSGSYCVERVLYPWK; from the coding sequence GTGAATTCGTTTGTAAAATTAGTACCGCGCATTTTAGTACTTATTTTCTTACTTGGTCTGCCCATTTTTGCAATTGGCGCTGATACTTATCCTGTTAAAATTCCCGATCAACAACGAGTAATTATTGAATCAAAATGGAAAAACGCTCAAACTTCTCCAATTGCTTTATCCGCTGACGATTGTCAGAATTTCACTATGTCAGGAACGCCTTATTTTATCTGGGAACTGCCGAATAATTTTGATCTCGATTCGCTCTTTATGCCGATTCAAAATCCCGCGCCTTTGCTGAAAATCGCGCGGCTTAATGAAATTCGAGTCTGGGTTTACGCTCCGGCCTACGTTGGAACTCCGGATCTCGACGTGGTAATTTGGCAATATCAATCCTCCGGATATCCGGGTGCGGAATTGGCCCGGGTTACGATTCCATTTAATGATTTGCCTCGTGAAACGGGAGTCGCTATTGCTGATTTTTCCGCTTTTAATTTGGAATACGCCGCCGGAGATATGATTATTTGCGGAGTTACCAACTCAGGATCAGACGGCGAGATTCTGGCAATTATGAGCGATGATGGCAATTTCCCGGGATTTCCCGGGGGAGGTAGTTATCAGGGTGTTTGGCGTCTGATGGACGACCTTTATGGAATAGAATATAACTTTAACTTTGAAGCGACCTTCTGCTGGGACGCTCCGGATAATGACAATGACGGTATCGCCAATAAATATGATAATTGTCCCGAAACCTATAATCCCGACCAGAGTGATACCGATGGTGACGGAATCGGAGACGTTTGCGATTATTTATGCGGTGACGCCGACGGTAACGGCAGTACCGATGTCGGCGACGCGGTTTATATTATAGAATATGTGTTCAATTTCGGCCCGTCTCCGACACCTTTAAGCGCGGGCGACGCCAATGCCGACGGCAATACCGATATCGGCGACGCGGTCACGATAATTAATCACGTTTTCAAATTCGGCCCCGAGCCAATATGTCCCACATATCCGGATGTTGTAACGACTCAGTATTATTGCAAAGATTTACCCGGTTCTGAAAAATCGGGAGCTTACGCGGCCAGTCAGGATTGCATTCACTGGTCTTATGACGGTGAATCAATTCTTCATCTTACTCACGAAAACGCTGCTTTCAATTGCTGTCCCGATGAGCTAAATGTCGTGATTCTTCAAAAGAAAAAAGAATTCTGGCTAACCGAACAGGAAGTTCTTGAAGATGGCGGTTGCGACTGTATCTGTCTTTATGATTTCGAATATGATCTTAAACGATTGCCGCCCGGAAATTATACGATAACCATCAACGGCATGTATCTGAATGGACAGGAGCCGCTAAGTTTTACGGTGGAATTGACCGATGAGCCCAGTTCCGGTTCATATTGCGTTGAGCGAGTCTTGTATCCCTGGAAATAG
- a CDS encoding STAS domain-containing protein, with product MEPSIREVNDILIITPQGKLMGGPESISFQELLKDNIDSGKQKFIVDLAKVKWMNSSGLAVLISALKTIRNSGGELLLANVTEKIQSILVITKLASVFKACDSLDEAIQSF from the coding sequence ATGGAACCAAGTATCCGCGAAGTAAACGACATTTTGATTATCACCCCCCAAGGGAAGCTGATGGGCGGCCCTGAGTCGATTTCATTTCAGGAATTGCTCAAAGACAATATAGATTCCGGAAAACAAAAATTCATAGTTGACCTTGCCAAAGTCAAGTGGATGAACTCCAGCGGTCTGGCCGTATTGATATCCGCCCTAAAAACAATTCGCAATTCCGGCGGCGAATTGCTTTTGGCCAACGTTACCGAAAAAATTCAATCTATTTTGGTCATTACGAAATTAGCATCCGTATTCAAAGCCTGCGATTCGCTCGATGAAGCGATTCAGTCATTTTAA
- a CDS encoding MBL fold metallo-hydrolase yields MKHLQIFAILISVSIIGVNTHAQEEQLLTTVRLTDKIYQISSDQGDYTTNTLVSVGEDGILIVDTQTENEAEELKQIIDSFGKGAPKYIINTHSHIEHIGGNAIFGTNPVVIAHELYPSKLISRSHIIEEFPPATYPDITLADSISLFFNGERIRIIDMGGSHDDNEIIVHFTESKIVHLSSLCNGFNFPSIDSDGDVFKFPEIIRRAIEIVPKDAVIVSGHNDNGGWQEFHPYLEMLESTIDIIGKGLEAGKDLATLQEEKVIDKWKSYAGSYVSVNDWINYIVSGYETKGEPEKKNIFKPLYYAIKDGGVEAGLSLFGDIKLNHADEYNISDAVLLVIADKYLGKGKVEDAIKLLELNISEYPSVYYGYYSHYVLAKAYDERGNKEKALYNCEKSLELNSEFQMAKELLEKLKSD; encoded by the coding sequence ATGAAACATTTGCAAATTTTCGCAATTTTGATTTCGGTGAGTATTATTGGCGTCAATACTCATGCTCAGGAAGAGCAGCTCCTGACAACTGTTCGGCTAACTGATAAAATCTATCAAATATCATCCGACCAGGGTGACTATACTACCAATACGCTGGTATCTGTCGGTGAAGATGGGATTCTAATTGTTGACACCCAGACTGAAAATGAGGCCGAAGAATTAAAGCAGATTATAGATTCATTCGGCAAGGGCGCGCCAAAATACATTATCAATACGCACAGCCATATTGAACACATTGGAGGCAACGCTATATTTGGAACTAACCCGGTCGTTATCGCCCATGAACTCTATCCCTCAAAACTCATCTCGAGATCACATATTATTGAAGAATTCCCTCCCGCTACCTACCCCGATATCACATTAGCCGATTCGATTTCATTATTCTTCAATGGGGAAAGAATCAGAATCATTGATATGGGCGGCAGCCACGACGATAATGAAATAATCGTCCACTTTACCGAATCAAAAATAGTCCATTTAAGCTCCCTTTGTAATGGATTTAATTTCCCATCTATAGATTCTGACGGTGATGTGTTTAAATTTCCGGAAATTATCCGCAGGGCGATTGAAATTGTGCCCAAAGATGCAGTTATCGTTTCCGGTCATAACGATAACGGCGGCTGGCAGGAATTTCACCCCTATCTTGAAATGCTTGAATCAACAATTGATATTATAGGCAAAGGTCTGGAAGCAGGAAAAGACCTGGCAACCTTACAGGAAGAAAAGGTAATAGATAAGTGGAAATCATATGCCGGAAGTTATGTCAGCGTCAACGATTGGATAAATTATATCGTCAGCGGATACGAAACCAAAGGGGAGCCTGAAAAGAAAAATATTTTCAAACCGCTCTACTATGCTATCAAGGACGGCGGTGTGGAAGCTGGGCTTTCGTTATTTGGCGATATAAAACTCAATCACGCTGATGAATACAATATTTCAGATGCGGTTTTATTGGTAATCGCCGATAAATATTTGGGCAAAGGCAAGGTGGAAGACGCTATTAAACTGCTGGAGTTAAATATATCGGAGTATCCCTCTGTATATTATGGATATTATTCTCATTATGTATTAGCCAAGGCCTACGACGAGCGGGGAAATAAAGAAAAGGCTCTTTATAACTGCGAGAAGTCCCTCGAATTAAATTCAGAATTTCAGATGGCAAAAGAATTATTAGAAAAACTCAAGAGCGATTAA
- a CDS encoding alpha/beta hydrolase-fold protein has translation MRYSRSLLHILGLIIIFSGQICAVPDIQTEDINIGHRLIFKSDILDTTVKLAISLPVGYESSNINYPVLYSFRGAFYHSAGIIRALSRSKYIPEMIVVDYTNCDANFLIPTSSSSGRGGYADSLIVFMENELIPFIEASYRTYSYRILYDGSWGGVFCIYSVLTKPETFHSAIAGGPWIIYDDTSQYILKNTASLINSHTYNNNCIFFNGGQQPELTPSLRELADTLSHYSKPGLQWHYEPMLNHEHSLLTVSALTEGLRYVFSDWRTLPDSTVIYGLDSIKSYNSGLIQKYGTGIKTSALSSKGWGYFQNGQTKTAIEIFKMNVSLFPDSAMAYYSTGRALHISEQYPEALEYYEKALQLGQKYAHRFTSLFEDYFNKVSDIVDSLK, from the coding sequence ATGCGGTATTCACGATCTCTATTACACATATTGGGGCTAATTATAATATTTTCGGGACAGATTTGTGCCGTACCGGATATTCAAACCGAAGATATCAATATTGGGCATCGGTTGATATTTAAATCCGATATTTTGGATACTACGGTTAAACTTGCCATATCTCTGCCGGTCGGATACGAAAGTTCAAATATCAACTACCCTGTATTATACTCGTTTCGGGGAGCCTTCTACCACAGTGCCGGGATTATAAGAGCTTTGAGTCGTTCTAAATATATTCCTGAAATGATAGTTGTCGATTATACAAATTGCGACGCCAATTTTCTTATACCGACATCTTCATCTTCCGGCCGCGGCGGATATGCGGATAGTCTCATAGTTTTCATGGAAAATGAACTTATCCCGTTTATTGAAGCCTCATATCGCACTTATTCCTATAGAATATTGTATGATGGCTCCTGGGGGGGAGTTTTTTGCATCTATTCCGTCCTGACCAAACCGGAGACGTTTCATTCCGCGATTGCAGGCGGCCCCTGGATTATATATGATGACACGAGTCAATATATCCTGAAAAATACAGCGTCATTAATTAACAGTCACACCTATAACAATAATTGCATTTTTTTTAACGGGGGACAACAGCCGGAACTTACTCCAAGTCTCAGAGAACTCGCCGATACATTATCGCATTATTCAAAACCTGGATTACAATGGCATTACGAACCTATGCTGAATCATGAGCATTCACTGCTGACAGTAAGCGCTTTGACGGAAGGCCTGCGGTACGTATTCTCCGATTGGAGAACTTTGCCTGATAGTACGGTAATTTATGGCTTAGATTCTATCAAATCCTATAACTCCGGATTAATACAAAAATACGGGACGGGGATAAAAACGTCAGCCCTGAGCTCCAAGGGCTGGGGTTATTTTCAAAATGGTCAGACCAAAACGGCGATAGAGATTTTTAAGATGAATGTCAGTCTCTTTCCCGATTCTGCAATGGCATATTATTCAACCGGCCGGGCTCTGCATATTTCAGAACAATATCCTGAGGCTTTAGAGTATTATGAAAAGGCATTGCAACTCGGGCAGAAATATGCGCATCGATTTACAAGCCTTTTCGAGGATTATTTCAATAAAGTATCAGATATCGTCGATTCGTTAAAATAG